A genomic region of Capnocytophaga canimorsus contains the following coding sequences:
- the pyk gene encoding pyruvate kinase, with amino-acid sequence MLNTKKTKIVATLGPATDTKEVIKNMIIAGVNVFRINFSHADYEDVKRRIGFIRQVNEEYGYNTAILADLQGPKLRVGVMEEDVHVFPGDKITFVTGEPFVGNQHRVYMNYKEFPMDVQPGERVLLDDGKLIFEIVATNRINEVEARVVQGGALKSKKGVNLPNTNVSLPALTEKDIRDAVFAISQDVDWIALSFVRHSKDIKDLQELIEENAGYKIPIVAKIEKPEALDNIDKIMAHCDGIMVARGDLGVEIPAEEVPLIQKELVRKAKSAHIPVIIATQMMESMITSLTPTRAEVNDVANSVMDGADAVMLSGETSVGAYPVQVIEQMSNIIRSVEHSTLIKLPLESPFIRSNRYVTNSICYHAAQMANEMNAKVISTLTNSGYTAFQISAYRPKSHILVFTSNRRILTQLSLLWGVTTFYYDRFVSTDETIEDVNHIANQKGYVNMGDIMVSLAAMPIQGKGMVNTLRVTEIDSCAI; translated from the coding sequence ATGTTAAATACTAAAAAGACAAAAATCGTAGCCACACTCGGACCAGCTACCGATACCAAAGAAGTCATCAAAAATATGATTATAGCTGGTGTGAATGTTTTTCGTATCAATTTTTCACACGCTGATTACGAAGACGTTAAAAGACGTATCGGTTTCATTCGTCAAGTCAATGAAGAGTACGGATATAACACGGCTATTTTGGCTGACTTGCAAGGACCTAAGTTACGTGTAGGGGTTATGGAAGAAGATGTTCACGTATTTCCGGGAGATAAAATTACTTTTGTTACTGGTGAGCCCTTTGTGGGCAATCAGCATCGGGTTTATATGAATTATAAGGAATTCCCGATGGACGTACAACCAGGCGAACGTGTACTGCTTGATGACGGAAAGCTCATCTTCGAAATCGTAGCCACAAACCGAATCAATGAAGTAGAAGCCAGAGTAGTACAGGGAGGAGCGCTAAAATCTAAAAAAGGCGTAAATCTTCCTAATACTAATGTTTCTTTACCAGCCCTTACCGAAAAAGATATCCGTGATGCTGTATTTGCCATTTCTCAAGATGTGGATTGGATTGCCCTTTCTTTTGTACGTCACAGCAAGGATATTAAAGATTTACAGGAACTTATTGAGGAAAATGCGGGTTATAAAATACCTATTGTAGCCAAAATTGAAAAGCCTGAAGCCTTAGACAATATTGACAAGATTATGGCTCATTGTGACGGTATTATGGTGGCTCGAGGTGATTTAGGGGTTGAAATTCCAGCGGAAGAAGTGCCTCTAATCCAAAAGGAATTGGTCAGAAAAGCCAAATCGGCTCACATTCCAGTAATTATTGCTACTCAAATGATGGAAAGTATGATTACTAGCCTTACTCCTACTCGTGCCGAAGTCAACGACGTTGCCAACTCTGTAATGGATGGTGCTGATGCTGTAATGCTTTCGGGAGAAACTTCCGTAGGGGCTTATCCCGTACAAGTCATTGAGCAAATGAGTAATATCATCCGAAGTGTAGAGCATTCCACTTTAATAAAACTCCCTTTGGAATCACCTTTCATTCGTTCTAACCGATACGTAACCAATTCCATTTGTTACCACGCGGCTCAAATGGCAAACGAAATGAACGCTAAAGTCATTTCAACACTGACTAACAGCGGTTACACGGCTTTCCAAATCTCAGCATACCGACCCAAATCACATATTTTGGTATTTACTTCTAACAGACGTATTCTCACTCAACTGAGTCTGCTTTGGGGAGTTACCACTTTTTATTATGACCGATTTGTTTCCACCGATGAAACTATTGAAGATGTAAATCATATCGCGAACCAAAAAGGTTATGTAAATATGGGAGATATTATGGTAAGTTTAGCTGCTATGCCAATTCAAGGGAAAGGTATGGTAAATACGCTAAGAGTTACTGAAATTGACTCTTGTGCTATATAA
- a CDS encoding IPExxxVDY family protein, with protein MMVTYRLSEPFFEESFGLIAICAPLEDYRLVYFLNQYLEVSFYKDNSENTEVYQQGFAHYLWRNQDSEIVWRCIANKMVVEIPLKRNSLFKTSAQTLFLMEELKQVDFLLKIESDYCSTTTAELVKRIAAIPLVSAAYEVKTEILKSKYKLIF; from the coding sequence ATGATGGTTACTTATCGGTTATCAGAACCCTTTTTTGAAGAAAGTTTCGGGCTGATTGCCATATGTGCTCCATTGGAGGACTATCGTTTGGTTTATTTTTTAAATCAGTACCTAGAGGTATCTTTCTATAAAGATAATTCTGAAAATACAGAAGTGTACCAGCAAGGGTTTGCACACTATCTGTGGCGTAATCAGGATTCGGAAATCGTGTGGCGATGTATTGCTAACAAAATGGTAGTGGAAATTCCTTTGAAAAGGAATAGTTTGTTTAAAACGTCTGCTCAAACTCTTTTTTTGATGGAAGAATTAAAGCAAGTAGATTTCTTATTAAAAATAGAAAGTGATTATTGTAGTACAACTACAGCTGAACTTGTAAAAAGAATAGCTGCTATTCCCTTGGTTTCAGCAGCTTATGAGGTAAAAACAGAAATATTAAAATCGAAATATAAACTAATATTTTAA
- the rnc gene encoding ribonuclease III, giving the protein MWKLKEILPFSRFRNKKKDKFFHDKLKLLLGFAPKNLQLYSEAFTHPSYQYSGKKKSYERLEFLGDAVLGCIIADYIFSNAPEEDEGYLTKMRSKIVERRHLNQVGNELKLTDFLRTNLSLEQLGTNISGNLFEALIGAIYLDGGYKQCHIFVKRKLIVPYINLKSLEGKIISYKSLLIEWCQKNKKSFSFNTTEDNNDCSGTRFFISKLTVDNYGCSKARATSKKKAEEQAAKRVYYKIKGRKQL; this is encoded by the coding sequence ATGTGGAAGCTGAAAGAAATATTACCTTTTTCTCGTTTTAGAAACAAAAAGAAAGACAAATTCTTTCACGACAAATTAAAACTTTTGCTGGGCTTTGCTCCGAAAAATCTACAACTTTATAGTGAAGCTTTTACGCATCCGTCTTACCAATATTCGGGTAAAAAAAAGAGTTACGAACGTCTTGAGTTTTTAGGAGATGCTGTACTGGGCTGTATCATAGCTGATTATATCTTTTCGAATGCCCCAGAAGAAGACGAAGGTTATCTGACCAAAATGCGTTCAAAAATCGTGGAAAGACGGCACTTAAATCAAGTTGGCAACGAACTGAAACTTACCGATTTTTTACGTACTAATTTGTCTTTAGAACAGTTAGGAACTAATATCTCTGGAAATTTGTTTGAAGCGCTCATCGGAGCAATTTATTTAGACGGAGGTTATAAGCAATGCCATATATTTGTGAAACGCAAACTTATTGTTCCTTATATTAACTTAAAGAGTTTGGAAGGAAAAATTATTAGTTACAAAAGTTTACTTATTGAATGGTGTCAGAAAAACAAAAAATCTTTCTCCTTTAACACAACAGAGGATAATAATGACTGCTCAGGAACACGTTTTTTTATATCGAAATTAACGGTTGATAATTATGGTTGCTCTAAAGCGAGAGCTACATCAAAAAAGAAAGCTGAGGAACAAGCCGCTAAGCGTGTTTATTACAAAATAAAAGGTAGAAAACAACTTTAA
- the fabF gene encoding beta-ketoacyl-ACP synthase II — protein MKTRRVVVTGLGALTPIGNDVKAYWEGLVNGVSGAAPITYFDASKFKTRFACEVKNFNVEEFIDRKEARKMDRFTQYAMVTATQAMEDANFDLEKLDVDRAGVIWGSGIGGLQTFQDEVTNFNNGDGTPKFNPFFIPKMIADIASGLISMKYGLRGPNFTTVSACASSTNAIIDALNYIRLGHADVILTGGSEAAVTIAGVGGFNALHALSTRNDDPKTASRPMDKDRDGFVLGEGAGALVLEEYEHAKARGAKIYCEIAGGGMSADAHHMTAPHPEGLGAKNVMLNCLRDAGVQPHEVDTINLHGTSTPLGDVAESKAVLDVFGQHAYNINLNSTKSMTGHLLGAAGAVEAIASVLTVTHGIVPPTINHFTDDDNIDSKLNFTFNTAQKRDVRVAMSNTFGFGGHNACVLFKKL, from the coding sequence ATGAAAACCAGACGCGTTGTTGTTACAGGCTTAGGCGCATTGACCCCTATAGGAAATGATGTAAAGGCATATTGGGAAGGACTCGTAAATGGAGTAAGCGGAGCTGCCCCTATTACGTATTTTGATGCCTCTAAATTCAAAACACGATTTGCTTGTGAGGTTAAGAACTTCAACGTTGAGGAATTTATAGACCGAAAAGAAGCCCGAAAAATGGATCGCTTCACCCAGTATGCTATGGTGACTGCCACTCAAGCTATGGAAGATGCTAACTTTGACCTTGAAAAGCTAGACGTTGACCGAGCAGGGGTAATCTGGGGGTCAGGTATTGGGGGATTACAAACCTTTCAAGATGAAGTAACTAATTTCAATAATGGAGATGGCACCCCTAAGTTTAATCCGTTTTTCATTCCTAAAATGATTGCCGATATTGCCAGTGGGCTTATTTCAATGAAATATGGGCTACGCGGACCTAACTTTACCACAGTTTCTGCTTGTGCTTCTTCAACTAACGCCATTATTGATGCTCTTAACTACATTCGATTGGGTCACGCCGATGTTATACTAACAGGAGGGTCTGAAGCCGCAGTTACTATCGCTGGTGTAGGTGGCTTTAATGCGCTACACGCACTTTCTACCAGAAATGATGACCCTAAAACAGCTTCAAGACCTATGGACAAAGATCGTGATGGCTTCGTACTTGGCGAAGGGGCTGGTGCTTTAGTTTTGGAAGAATACGAACACGCCAAAGCTCGAGGAGCCAAAATTTACTGTGAAATTGCAGGAGGGGGAATGTCTGCCGATGCACACCATATGACGGCACCTCATCCTGAAGGACTTGGAGCTAAAAATGTAATGCTCAACTGCTTAAGAGATGCAGGAGTACAACCCCACGAAGTAGATACTATTAACTTACACGGCACATCAACTCCACTAGGAGATGTAGCGGAATCAAAAGCCGTTTTAGATGTTTTCGGTCAGCACGCCTATAACATCAATCTGAACTCCACAAAATCAATGACAGGTCATTTGTTAGGAGCTGCAGGGGCTGTTGAGGCAATTGCTTCGGTACTGACTGTTACTCACGGAATTGTTCCGCCTACTATCAATCACTTCACTGACGATGATAACATTGATTCAAAACTCAATTTCACTTTTAACACCGCCCAAAAACGCGACGTTAGAGTTGCGATGAGTAATACTTTTGGATTCGGTGGACATAACGCTTGTGTATTGTTCAAAAAGCTGTAA
- a CDS encoding acyl carrier protein codes for MSDIASRVKAIIVDKLGVDENEVVSDASFTNDLGADSLDTVELIMEFEKEFDIQIPDDQAENIATVGQAIKYIEEAKQ; via the coding sequence ATGTCAGACATTGCATCAAGAGTTAAAGCCATTATCGTTGATAAATTAGGTGTAGATGAGAATGAAGTTGTATCAGACGCAAGCTTCACTAACGATTTAGGAGCCGATTCATTAGATACGGTTGAATTGATTATGGAATTCGAGAAAGAATTCGATATTCAAATTCCAGATGACCAAGCTGAAAACATTGCAACTGTTGGTCAGGCTATCAAATATATTGAAGAAGCAAAACAATAA
- the pdxA gene encoding 4-hydroxythreonine-4-phosphate dehydrogenase PdxA has translation MKNDLIKVGISVGDLNGVGIEVILKTFQDNRLLELCTPIVFGSNKTISFQRKHLNINVNFQGIDLLENAVEGKLNVLNCWKDSPNISFGKETPEGGKYAFESLQIATQALKNDLIDVLVTAPINKNNIQSETFKFPGHTDYLAQELEGKSLMFMVSEELKVGLLTDHVPIKEVSSHITPDLISEKIKLIDESLKKDFCLQRPKIAVLGLNPHCGDNGVIGDEDDTIIRPTLRKLFDEGFLVFGPFSADGFFASGNYKNYDAVIAPYHDQGLIPFKTITFGNGVNFTAGLKRVRTSPDHGTAFEIAGKGQANADSFKQAVYTAIDIFKNRTEYEDLQKNQLKTKSDIK, from the coding sequence ATGAAGAACGACTTAATAAAAGTAGGAATTTCTGTAGGCGACCTAAATGGCGTGGGTATAGAAGTAATCCTTAAAACATTTCAAGACAATCGATTATTAGAGCTATGTACTCCTATTGTATTTGGTTCAAACAAAACGATTTCTTTCCAACGTAAACACCTAAATATCAATGTTAATTTCCAAGGGATAGATCTTTTAGAAAATGCCGTTGAAGGCAAATTAAATGTACTAAATTGTTGGAAGGATTCACCGAATATCAGTTTTGGAAAAGAAACTCCTGAAGGAGGAAAATACGCATTCGAATCTTTACAGATAGCCACACAAGCGCTTAAAAATGACCTTATTGATGTTTTGGTTACGGCTCCCATAAACAAAAACAATATTCAATCGGAAACATTTAAATTTCCAGGACATACCGACTATTTGGCTCAAGAATTAGAAGGAAAAAGCCTTATGTTTATGGTAAGCGAGGAACTAAAAGTAGGACTTTTAACCGACCACGTACCCATTAAAGAAGTCAGCTCACATATTACTCCAGATTTGATTTCAGAAAAAATAAAACTAATTGACGAGTCACTAAAAAAAGACTTTTGTTTGCAACGCCCAAAAATTGCTGTTTTGGGGCTTAATCCGCATTGTGGAGACAACGGTGTGATTGGAGATGAAGACGATACGATTATCCGTCCAACTTTGCGAAAATTATTTGATGAAGGGTTTTTAGTTTTCGGACCGTTTAGTGCCGATGGATTTTTTGCCTCTGGAAATTACAAAAATTATGATGCGGTTATAGCTCCATATCACGATCAAGGTTTGATTCCTTTCAAAACCATTACTTTTGGCAATGGAGTAAACTTTACGGCTGGGCTTAAAAGAGTACGCACCTCACCCGATCACGGAACTGCCTTTGAAATCGCTGGAAAAGGTCAAGCCAATGCCGATTCATTCAAACAAGCCGTTTATACCGCCATCGACATATTCAAAAACAGAACCGAATATGAAGATTTACAGAAAAATCAATTGAAAACAAAATCCGATATAAAATAG
- the gldJ gene encoding gliding motility lipoprotein GldJ — translation MKKVLFKAPLLFVALMGMTLVGCKKGSDRNVSSATGWRINSKEGGFQYNTKFKEQETAPGLVFVEGGTFTMGQVQDDVMRDWNNTPTQQHVQSFYMDETEVTNLMYMEYLDWLKQVYPPDDPQYKNIYLGALPDTLVWRNSLGYNETMVTNYLRHPAYAEYPVVGVNWVQAVQFSDWRTNRVNELMLEKSGFIEKNSRYQVDGQSTFSTDTYLNAPNEAYGGRATEFAGKKAVTKDGEPTFAKQTSGILLPEYRLPTEAEWEYAAKSLNGIRKYNTLEGKKKYPWDGAYTRSTKRSSRGDQLANFKQGKGDYGGLAGWSDDKGDITVAVKTYPPNDFGLYDMAGNVAEWVADVYRPIVDDEINDFNYYRGNVYMKHAIGEDGKQVVVTTENIKFDTLSNGRIVARNLPGNLATVPVDEQETYLRYNFTRSDNRNYRDGDRSSSRLFRDQDVADNNPSKNVMYNSPKHKVGKDEESDKMKREFDSSANRTTLIDDNVRVYKGGSWRDRVYWIDPSQRRYLPEYIATDYIGFRNAMSRVGSKSQKANKRPRG, via the coding sequence ATGAAAAAAGTTTTGTTTAAAGCCCCTTTGTTATTTGTAGCCTTAATGGGAATGACTCTTGTAGGCTGTAAGAAAGGTTCAGACAGAAATGTTTCAAGTGCTACGGGTTGGCGTATAAACTCCAAAGAAGGTGGTTTTCAGTATAATACTAAATTTAAAGAGCAAGAAACAGCTCCTGGTTTAGTGTTTGTTGAAGGTGGAACATTTACTATGGGGCAGGTGCAAGATGACGTAATGCGTGATTGGAATAATACCCCTACGCAACAACACGTTCAGTCTTTTTATATGGATGAAACTGAGGTAACCAACCTAATGTATATGGAATACTTAGATTGGTTAAAACAAGTGTATCCTCCAGATGATCCGCAGTACAAAAATATCTATTTAGGAGCTCTTCCTGATACTTTGGTTTGGAGAAACTCATTGGGATATAACGAGACTATGGTAACCAACTACTTACGTCATCCAGCGTATGCCGAGTATCCAGTAGTAGGAGTGAATTGGGTACAAGCTGTTCAGTTTAGCGATTGGAGAACCAATCGTGTAAATGAATTGATGCTTGAAAAGTCAGGCTTTATTGAAAAAAATAGCCGTTATCAGGTAGATGGTCAAAGTACTTTCAGTACAGATACTTACTTGAATGCACCTAATGAGGCTTATGGAGGTAGAGCTACCGAGTTTGCAGGAAAGAAGGCAGTAACCAAAGATGGAGAACCTACTTTTGCCAAACAAACATCAGGAATATTATTGCCTGAATATCGTTTGCCTACTGAGGCAGAATGGGAGTACGCAGCCAAATCTTTGAATGGTATCCGTAAATATAACACTTTGGAAGGTAAGAAAAAGTATCCTTGGGATGGTGCTTATACTCGATCTACCAAAAGGAGTTCAAGAGGTGACCAATTGGCAAACTTCAAACAAGGAAAAGGAGATTATGGCGGATTGGCAGGGTGGTCTGATGATAAGGGTGATATTACCGTTGCGGTAAAAACCTACCCACCGAACGATTTTGGGTTGTATGATATGGCAGGTAACGTAGCCGAATGGGTTGCTGATGTGTATCGCCCAATTGTAGATGACGAAATCAATGATTTTAACTACTATCGTGGAAACGTATATATGAAACACGCCATCGGTGAGGACGGGAAACAAGTGGTGGTAACCACCGAAAACATCAAATTTGATACTTTGAGTAACGGACGTATCGTAGCTAGAAATCTTCCAGGAAATTTAGCAACTGTTCCTGTGGACGAGCAAGAAACGTATCTCCGATATAATTTTACACGTAGTGACAACAGAAACTATCGTGATGGTGATCGCTCTTCTTCTCGCTTATTCAGAGACCAAGATGTCGCCGATAACAATCCTTCTAAAAACGTGATGTATAATTCGCCTAAACATAAAGTAGGTAAAGATGAAGAAAGCGATAAGATGAAACGTGAGTTTGATAGTTCTGCTAACAGAACCACTTTAATTGATGATAACGTTCGCGTTTATAAAGGAGGTTCTTGGAGAGACCGCGTTTACTGGATTGATCCTTCGCAAAGAAGATATTTGCCTGAATATATTGCCACGGATTACATTGGGTTTAGAAACGCAATGAGCCGAGTGGGTTCAAAATCGCAAAAAGCTAATAAACGACCAAGAGGATAA
- a CDS encoding UDP-N-acetylmuramoyl-tripeptide--D-alanyl-D-alanine ligase, which translates to MEDIKKLYDLFLKSSGVSTDTRNITPNSIYFALKGDSFDGNNFANEALEKGASFTVIDKPEVKTSEKMILVHDVLTTLQQLAKYHREQLQTLIIAITGSNGKTTTKELINSVLSESFRVVATRGNLNNHIGVPLTLLSITAKTDIAIIEMGANHPKEIAFLCDIAQPDYGYITSFGKAHLEGFGSFEGVIKTKTELYDYLKNKEKTIIINYDDPIQVEATQSYKNRYGFSSQFCEASNVFVTLEEASPIQVRYNQKIINTHLVGTYNFSNVVAAITFGRFFKMSEEAIKRGVEKYVPKNNRSQLIKKGENTLILDAYNANPSSMLAAIKNVLAMKSAQKVLILGDMFELGASTAEEHQNIADFIAQYPWKAVFFIGENFSRIETNYPTFKNLDEFKDKFSFKNYTQTLFLIKGSRAMALERILDIE; encoded by the coding sequence ATGGAAGATATAAAAAAATTATACGATTTGTTTTTAAAATCATCAGGAGTATCCACAGATACTCGAAATATTACTCCCAATAGTATTTATTTTGCTCTTAAAGGCGACTCCTTTGATGGTAACAATTTTGCCAATGAAGCTCTTGAAAAAGGAGCGTCTTTCACGGTTATTGACAAGCCAGAGGTAAAAACTTCTGAGAAAATGATTTTAGTACACGATGTACTCACCACTTTACAGCAACTAGCTAAATATCATCGAGAACAGCTACAGACACTTATCATTGCCATTACAGGCAGTAATGGAAAAACGACCACCAAAGAGTTAATAAATTCAGTACTTTCCGAATCTTTTCGAGTAGTTGCTACACGTGGCAATCTGAACAATCACATAGGCGTGCCACTTACCTTGCTTTCCATTACCGCCAAAACGGATATTGCCATAATTGAAATGGGCGCAAATCATCCTAAAGAAATTGCATTTTTGTGTGATATTGCTCAACCTGATTATGGGTATATTACCAGTTTTGGCAAGGCTCATTTGGAAGGATTTGGTAGTTTTGAAGGAGTGATTAAAACTAAAACTGAGCTATACGATTATCTTAAAAATAAAGAAAAAACAATCATTATAAATTATGATGACCCTATACAAGTAGAGGCTACTCAAAGCTATAAAAACCGATATGGTTTCAGTAGCCAGTTTTGTGAGGCATCAAACGTGTTTGTTACGTTGGAAGAGGCCTCTCCTATACAAGTTAGATACAACCAAAAGATAATCAATACGCATCTTGTAGGAACGTATAATTTTTCGAATGTTGTTGCTGCAATTACTTTTGGGCGTTTTTTTAAAATGTCAGAAGAGGCTATCAAACGAGGTGTTGAGAAATATGTACCCAAAAATAATCGGAGTCAACTAATTAAAAAAGGGGAAAATACTTTAATTTTAGATGCTTATAATGCTAATCCCAGCAGTATGTTAGCGGCGATAAAAAATGTTTTAGCAATGAAATCTGCTCAAAAAGTTCTCATACTTGGTGATATGTTCGAATTGGGAGCTTCAACAGCTGAGGAACACCAAAACATAGCTGATTTTATAGCTCAATATCCTTGGAAAGCCGTCTTTTTCATTGGAGAAAATTTTTCCAGAATAGAAACTAATTATCCTACTTTCAAAAATTTAGATGAGTTTAAAGATAAGTTTTCGTTCAAAAATTATACACAAACTTTGTTTTTAATCAAAGGCTCACGTGCTATGGCTCTGGAACGAATTTTAGATATAGAATAA
- the fbp gene encoding class 1 fructose-bisphosphatase, producing MKTYQTMGEFIIQNQKDFLYSTGELTRLLSSIRLASKMVNREVNKAGLVEDILGDVGSENIQGEVQKKLDVFANEIFIKALTKREVVCGIASEENEFFIPVEASENSHLSKYVVLIDPLDGSSNADVNVTVGTIFSIYRRISPEGSPVQLEDFLQPGNKQVAAGYIVYGLSTMMVYTTGRGVNGFTLDPSIGTYYLSHPNIKFSENGNIYSINEGNYIHFPQGVKDYIKYCQALEEDRPYTSRYIGSLVSDFHRNMLKGGIYIYPSGTRTPQGKLRLLYECNPMAFLTEQAGGKASDGYQRIMDIEATHLHQRVPFFCGSVKMVNKAEEFMAKYPEDKPKY from the coding sequence ATGAAAACATACCAAACTATGGGTGAATTTATCATCCAAAATCAGAAAGATTTTTTATATTCCACCGGTGAACTCACCCGATTGCTGAGCTCAATTCGATTGGCTTCAAAAATGGTAAATCGGGAAGTAAATAAAGCTGGATTGGTGGAAGATATTTTGGGAGATGTAGGCAGCGAAAACATTCAAGGTGAAGTACAAAAAAAATTAGACGTTTTTGCCAATGAAATTTTCATTAAAGCACTCACTAAGCGCGAAGTTGTTTGCGGAATAGCCTCTGAAGAGAACGAATTTTTTATCCCAGTCGAGGCCTCCGAAAATAGTCATTTGAGTAAATATGTAGTACTTATCGACCCACTCGATGGCTCAAGTAACGCCGATGTAAATGTAACTGTGGGAACTATTTTTTCTATTTATAGACGCATTAGTCCAGAAGGTTCACCAGTACAGCTGGAAGATTTTTTGCAACCTGGCAATAAGCAAGTCGCTGCTGGGTATATTGTGTACGGACTCTCTACAATGATGGTATATACCACAGGACGAGGTGTTAATGGCTTTACTTTAGACCCCTCCATCGGAACATATTATCTTTCTCATCCGAATATAAAGTTCTCAGAAAATGGCAATATTTATTCGATAAACGAAGGAAATTACATTCACTTCCCCCAAGGAGTAAAAGATTATATCAAATATTGCCAAGCTCTGGAAGAAGACCGCCCTTATACTTCACGCTATATAGGCTCTTTAGTATCTGACTTTCACAGGAATATGCTAAAAGGAGGGATTTACATTTATCCCTCTGGAACGCGTACTCCACAAGGAAAACTCCGTCTTTTGTATGAGTGCAACCCTATGGCGTTTTTGACCGAACAAGCTGGTGGCAAGGCTTCAGATGGTTATCAACGTATTATGGATATTGAGGCTACTCACTTACATCAAAGAGTTCCTTTTTTCTGTGGTTCTGTAAAAATGGTTAATAAGGCAGAGGAATTTATGGCAAAATATCCTGAAGACAAACCTAAATATTAA
- a CDS encoding thioredoxin family protein yields the protein MEKFGDIINVNVPVLICFFADWHDGSMQMNPVLRETTIVMGDEAKIIKVDVDKNKELTRALKIDMLPTLIMYHNFEMVWRKQGFQDSDTLTHELRKYA from the coding sequence ATGGAAAAGTTTGGTGATATCATTAACGTGAATGTGCCTGTACTGATCTGTTTTTTTGCAGATTGGCACGATGGGTCTATGCAAATGAATCCCGTGTTGCGAGAGACCACTATTGTTATGGGCGATGAGGCAAAAATCATAAAGGTAGATGTTGATAAGAATAAAGAACTTACTAGAGCTCTGAAAATTGATATGTTACCTACGCTGATTATGTACCATAATTTTGAAATGGTTTGGCGTAAACAAGGCTTTCAGGATAGCGATACTCTCACACACGAATTGAGAAAATACGCATAA